A genomic segment from Nicotiana tabacum cultivar K326 chromosome 9, ASM71507v2, whole genome shotgun sequence encodes:
- the LOC107794911 gene encoding agmatine hydroxycinnamoyltransferase 1-like: MNVKIESSRIIKPFYEGTPPSTNTHISFNIFDNITYDALMALIYAYRPPTPPTSTIEMGLRKTLAVYREWAGRIGQDENGNRAVFLNDEGVRFIEASVDATLDEVLPLKPSPSLLKLHPGMKDVVELIQVQVTRFTCGSVVVGFTGHHMIADGHAASNFFVAWGQACRGVEITPLPLHDRAIFHTRNPPLIEFNHVGAEFMSKSVNKKEFIKLENTEKNIIVHKVHFTLEFLGKLKANASFMNGKTKTYSTFESLVAHLWRVITKSRELDGSQNTQIRISVDGRRRVVPRVADEFFGNLVLWAFPTSKVRDLVNEPLHYATKIIHDAITKVDDKYFKSFIDFANHEVNEDLIPTADMKKDTLCPNLEVDSWLRFPFYDLDFGTGCPFVFMPSYYPTEGMMFLVPSFIGDGSIDAFIPLYHDNLPTFKKICYSLDLKAK, from the coding sequence ATGAATGTGAAAATTGAAAGCTCAAGAATTATCAAGCCTTTCTATGAAGGAACTCCACCTTCAACCAACACTcacatttccttcaatatctttGACAATATTACCTATGATGCTTTAATGGCTTTAATTTACGCCTATCGTCCACCTACTCCGCCAACTTCCACCATTGAAATGGGACTTAGAAAAACCCTAGCAGTTTATAGGGAATGGGCAGGGAGAATAGGCCAAGATGAAAATGGGAATCGCGCGGTTTTTCTCAACGATGAGGGTGTTAGATTCATCGAGGCATCGGTCGATGCCACGTTAGACGAAGTATTGCCCTTAAAGCCCTCTCCTTCTCTGCTTAAGCTGCATCCTGGCATGAAGGATGTAGTGGAATTGATCCAAGTTCAAGTCACAAGGTTCACTTGTGGCTCTGTGGTGGTCGGGTTCACCGGCCACCACATGATAGCTGACGGCCACGCGGCTAGTAATTTTTTTGTCGCGTGGGGTCAAGCTTGTCGTGGTGTAGAGATTACTCCACTCCCTTTACACGATCGTGCTATTTTCCACACTCGTAACCCTCCACTTATCGAATTCAACCATGTGGGGGCAGAGTTCATGTCCAAatcagtaaacaagaaggaaTTCATCAAACTAGAGAATACAGAAAAAAACATAATTGTTCACAAAGTCCATTTCACCTTGGAGTTCCTAGGGAAACTCAAGGCAAATGCCTCTTTCATGAATGGGAAAACCAAGACTTATAGCACGTTCGAAAGTCTTGTTGCCCATTTATGGAGGGTCATAACTAAATCACGCGAACTAGACGGGTCACAAAATACGCAAATAAGAATCTCAGTGGATGGTCGCAGAAGAGTGGTACCAAGAGTGGCTGATGAATTTTTTGGTAACTTAGTTCTTTGGGCATTTCCAACATCAAAAGTGAGAGATCTTGTAAATGAACCGCTTCACTATGCAACAAAAATAATTCATGATGCTATTACTAAAGTAGATGACAAGTATTTCAAGTCATTTATTGACTTTGCAAATCACGAAGTCAATGAAGATCTCATCCCAACAGCAGACATGAAGAAAGACACACTTTGCCCTAATTTGGAAGTTGATAGTTGGTTAAGGTTTCCATTCTATGACTTGGATTTTGGAACTGGTTGCCCTTTTGTTTTCATGCCTTCTTATTATCCAACTGAAGGTATGATGTTTCTTGTGCCATCTTTCATTGGAGATGGAAGTATTGATGCTTTCATTCCTCTTTACCATGACAACTTGCCTACCTTCAAGAAAATTTGCTATTCTCTTGATCTGAAAGCAAAATGA